A single region of the Ziziphus jujuba cultivar Dongzao chromosome 10, ASM3175591v1 genome encodes:
- the LOC125421128 gene encoding germin-like protein subfamily 1 member 13 — protein sequence MQGVHFLLSLLVLGLASSFASAYDPSPLQDFCVAVKDSEIKSALFVNGKFCKDPKDVTANDFFFSGLDKPGNTSNRVGSNVTQLNVDKIPGLNTLGISLARIDYAPYGLNPPHTHPRGTEILVVVEGTLEVGFVTSNQQDGSNKLFTKILNKGDVFVFPIGLIHFQFNRGHTNAVAFAGLSSQNAGVITIANAVFDSDPRINPDVLTKAFQVDKNIIDYLQKQFWVDNNN from the exons ATGCAAGgtgttcattttcttttatctcTTCTGGTTTTGGGTTTGGCATCCTCTTTTGCCTCTGCTTATGACCCAAGCCCTCTGCAGGACTTCTGTGTTGCAGTCAAAGACTCTGAAATTAAATCTGCTT TGTTCGTGAATGGAAAGTTCTGCAAGGATCCGAAGGATGTTACTGCCAATGATTTCTTCTTTTCGGGGCTTGACAAGCCAGGAAACACATCAAACCGTGTTGGTTCAAACGTAACTCAACTCAATGTTGACAAAATACCAGGACTCAACACTTTGGGCATATCCCTGGCACGCATTGACTATGCACCATATGGCCTAAACCCTCCCCATACTCACCCTCGGGGCACCGAAATCCTAGTAGTCGTAGAGGGTACACTGGAGGTTGGTTTTGTCACTTCCAACCAACAAGATGGAAGCAACAAACTCTTCACTAAAATCCTCAACAAGGGAGATGTGTTTGTTTTCCCAATTGGTCTCATTCATTTCCAGTTCAACAGGGGACATACCAATGCAGTCGCCTTCGCTGGTCTCAGCAGCCAAAATGCAGGAGTAATCACCATTGCTAACGCTGTGTTTGATTCAGATCCTCGTATTAATCCTGATGTGCTCACCAAGGCCTTCCAAGTTGACAAGAATATCATTGACTACCTCCAGAAGCAGTTCTGGGTTGACAACAATAATTAG
- the LOC125421129 gene encoding germin-like protein subfamily 1 member 16, producing the protein MQGVHLLLSLLVLGLASSFASAYDPSPLQDFCVAVKDSEIKSALFVNGKFCKDPKYVTANDFFFSGLDKPGNTSNRVGSNVTQLNVDKIPGLNTLGISLARIDYAPHGLNPPHTHPRGTEILVVVEGTLEVGFVTSNQQDGSNKLFTKILNKGDVFVFPIGLIHFQFNRGHTNAVAFAGLSSQNAGVITIANAVFDSDPRINPDVLTKAFQVDKNVIDYLQKQFWVDNNN; encoded by the exons ATGCAAGGCGTTCATCTCCTTTTATCTCTTCTTGTTTTGGGTTTGGCATCTTCTTTTGCCTCTGCTTACGACCCAAGCCCTCTGCAGGACTTCTGTGTTGCAGTCAAAGACTCTGAAATTAAATCTGCTT TGTTCGTGAATGGAAAGTTCTGCAAGGACCCAAAGTATGTCACTGCCAATGATTTCTTCTTTTCGGGGCTTGACAAGCCAGGAAACACATCAAACCGAGTCGGCTCAAATGTAACTCAACTCAATGTTGATAAAATACCAGGACTCAACACTTTGGGCATATCCCTGGCTCGCATTGACTACGCACCACATGGCCTAAACCCTCCCCATACTCACCCTCGGGGCACCGAAATCCTAGTAGTCGTAGAGGGTACTCTGGAGGTTGGTTTTGTCACTTCCAACCAACAAGATGGAAGCAACAAACTCTTCACTAAAATCCTCAACAAGGGAGATGTGTTTGTTTTCCCAATTGGTCTCATTCATTTCCAGTTCAACAGGGGACATACCAATGCAGTCGCCTTCGCTGGTCTCAGCAGCCAAAATGCAGGAGTAATCACCATTGCTAACGCTGTGTTTGATTCAGATCCTCGTATTAATCCTGATGTGCTCACCAAGGCCTTCCAAGTTGACAAGAATGTCATTGACTACCTCCAGAAGCAGTTCTGGGTTGACAACAATAATTAG
- the LOC112488782 gene encoding germin-like protein subfamily 1 member 13, giving the protein MQGVHLLLSLLVLGLASSFASAYDPSPLQDFCVAVKDSEIKSALFVNGKFCKDPKYVTANDFFFSGLDKPGNTSNRVGSNVTQLNVDKIPGLNTLGISLARIDYAPYGLNPPHTHPRGTEILVVVEGTLEVGFVTSNQQDGSNKLFTKILNKGDVFVFPVGLIHFQFNRGYTNAVAFAGLSSQNAGVITIANAVFDSDPRINPDVLTKAFQVDKNIIDYLQKQFWVDNNN; this is encoded by the exons ATGCAAGGCGTTCATCTCCTTTTATCTCTTCTTGTTTTGGGTTTGGCATCCTCTTTTGCCTCTGCTTACGACCCAAGCCCTCTGCAGGACTTCTGTGTTGCAGTCAAAGACTCTGAAATTAAATCTGCTT TGTTCGTGAATGGAAAGTTCTGCAAGGACCCGAAGTATGTCACTGCCAATGATTTCTTCTTTTCGGGGCTTGACAAGCCAGGAAACACATCAAACCGGGTCGGCTCAAATGTAACTCAACTCAATGTTGATAAAATACCAGGACTCAACACTTTGGGCATATCCCTGGCTCGCATTGACTATGCACCATATGGCCTAAACCCTCCCCATACTCACCCTCGGGGCACCGAAATCCTAGTAGTCGTAGAAGGTACTCTGGAGGTTGGTTTTGTCACTTCTAACCAACAAGATGGAAGCAACAAACTCTTCACTAAAATCCTCAACAAGGGAGATGTGTTTGTTTTCCCAGTTGGTCTCATTCATTTCCAGTTCAACAGGGGATATACCAATGCAGTCGCCTTCGCTGGTCTCAGCAGCCAAAATGCAGGAGTAATCACCATTGCTAACGCTGTGTTTGATTCAGATCCTCGTATTAATCCTGATGTGCTTACCAAGGCCTTCCAAGTTGACAAGAATATCATTGACTACCTCCAGAAGCAGTTCTGGGTTGACAACAATAATTAG
- the LOC107434714 gene encoding germin-like protein subfamily 1 member 14, translating into MNKMKGVRIVLSLVVLGLASSIASASDPSPLQDFCVAVKDSEIESALFVNGKFCKNPKDVTANDFFFQGLDKPRDTSNPLGSNVTQLNVDKIAGLNTLGISLARIDYAPHGLNPPHIHPRGTEILVVIEGTLEVGFVTSNQDENRLFSKVLNKGDVFVFPVGLIHFQFNRGYTNAVAFAGLSSQNAGVITIANAVFDSDPRINPDVLTKAFQVDKNVIENLQKQFWVDNNN; encoded by the exons ATGAATAAGATGAAAGGCGTTCGTATCGTTTTGTCTCTTGTTGTTTTGGGTTTGGCATCCTCTATTGCCTCTGCCTCTGACCCCAGTCCTCTGCAGGACTTCTGTGTAGCAGTCAAAGACTCTGAAATTGAATCTGCTT TGTTTGTGAATGGAAAGTTCTGCAAGAACCCAAAGGATGTCACTGCCAATGATTTCTTCTTTCAGGGGCTCGATAAGCCTAGGGACACGTCGAACCCACTTGGTTCAAATGTAACTCAACTCAACGTCGATAAAATAGCAGGGCTCAACACCTTGGGCATATCCCTGGCTCGTATTGACTATGCACCACATGGCCTGAACCCTCCCCACATTCACCCTCGCGGCACCGAAATCCTCGTAGTCATAGAGGGTACACTGGAGGTTGGTTTTGTCACCTCCAACCAGGACGAGAACCGCCTCTTTTCTAAAGTCCTGAACAAGGGAGATGTGTTTGTATTCCCAGTTGGTCTCATTCATTTCCAGTTCAACAGGGGATATACCAATGCAGTTGCCTTTGCCGGTCTCAGCAGCCAAAATGCAGGAGTCATCACCATTGCCAACGCTGTGTTTGATTCAGATCCTCGTATTAATCCTGATGTGCTCACCAAGGCCTTCCAAGTTGACAAGAATGTCATTGAAAATCTCCAGAAGCAGTTCTGGGTTGACAACAATAATTAG
- the LOC132799707 gene encoding uncharacterized protein LOC132799707 — protein sequence MCRAEPAKAKIIKDCLDKYYSWLGQALNADKSNILFSKSTPRFDRRLIKDTLGFKDMGSKAIYLGNSLVLGRKKSKEFFRLKEKWKSNLKTSGYLALKAWKDICKPKDLGGLGFRRFKDMNLSLLAKIGWKLANGEDCLWTQTLRVKYLQNSTFFGYKEKKGAPSVWQGLTKVRKILRKGSCYHLGDGSSIDIWQDP from the exons ATGTGCCGAGCAGAACCTGCAAAAGCTAAAATCATTAAAGATTGCTTAGACAAATATTACAGCTGGTTAGGACAGGCTCTTAATGCAGATAAGTCCAATATTCTCTTCTCCAAATCCACCCCCAGATTTGATAGGAGGTTAATTAAAGACACCTTAGGATTCAAGGATATGGGAAGTAAAGCTATTTACCTTGGCAACTCCTTAGTGTTGGGAAGAAAAAAGTCAAAAGAGTTCTTTAGActcaaagaaaaa TGGAAGTCTAATCTTAAAACCTCGGGTTACTTGGCTCTGAAAGCGTGGAAGGATATCTGCAAGCCTAAGGACCTGGGTGGCCTGGGATTTAGAAGGTTTAAAGATATGAATTTGTCTTTACTAGCCAAAATTGGTTGGAAGTTGGCCAATGGGGAGGATTGCTTATGGACACAGACTCTTAGAGTGAAATATCTTCAGAATTCTACCTTCTTTGGCTATAAGGAGAAGAAAGGGGCTCCAAGTGTTTGGCAAGGCTTGACCAAGGTTCGAAAAATCCTTCGCAAAGGTTCTTGCTACCACTTAGGAGATGggtcttccattgatatatGGCAGGATCCTTAG